TCCGCCTGGTCGGGGCCTCGACTACGCCTAGTAGCTTTGCATTGCACCCGCAACACAGCTGGGCGAGGAGCTGACACAGGCCGATGCAACTCGTATGCCGCTGGCTTCCGTACCGTAGGACCTGCGGTTGACTTGATCTCATCTCTTTCTCTGTCTTCGCGCCAGTCCCGACCGATACAGCCACTAGCTAGCGTGATCGAATGCATTGTTCTCGGCAAATCCGTGCGTTGGTGTGGCGACGTGGCCGTGTTTGCGGATGAACGACCACGTCGCTGACCCATTAACCTACCGTCGTCGACACCAGCTGCGTGCATGCCGACCCGAGTACCACCAAGGGTCTACCGCTGTCCACGCTGCCCGGATGACCCGTCGCCACCTCCGCGGGATCGCGCCGCCACCGCGCCAGTGCACCAGGGCGCCAGTCCCGTCGGCCAGATCGCCGGCACCATGTGCCGCCACGTCGAGTTGCTGACCGAGGCGATGGACGGCGAGCGGGACGCCTGCACCGACTTCCGCAAGCATGTGGCGTGGTACCTGGCGGGCTTTCCGGTTGGGGCCGACCTGCGCCGCGGGCTCGCCGTGATCAGCAGTCGGGTCGAGCTGGCCGACCTGCTGGGCCAGCTCGATCCAGAGGGGCCCTTTCCTGTTGACACGCTCGGCCGGCCGCGGGGCCGCACCGACTTGCCCGGCAAGGTGTTCCTGCCGGATGGGTGGCTGGCCGACCGGGGTGGCGAGGCCGTGCCCGAGGGAGGGGAGCTACCGGGTTCAGGAGGGTAGGAAGTGCCGCTTCTGGATCACGCCGTGTACGCCGACGGTCCGGTCGACCACTTGCGAGACCTCGAAGTCGGATGCCGCGGACAGGTACGCGTACGCCACCGCCCGGTCCATGCCGAGGTCGTGCTGTAGGAAGTCGAGGGCGTTGACCACCGCCCGCCGCATTGCGATGTCGAGGTCGTTGACCTGCCCGTTCTGGGCACCGTCCGGGTCGGACAGGCCGATCGGCACCCACGCGTCGGGTGTCTCGGCGAACGGGTACCGGAACGCTACCGAGGGTGCGCCGTCGGAGCCGGCCTTGCAGACGGTGAGCCGGAACGTTCCCCGTAGCGAGCCCTCCAAGGCGGTGAGCGCGACTTCACCGTCGCCCATCGCGAGGTGCGGATCGCCGACGTGGAACAGCGCGCCCTCGGCGAAGACCGGCAGGTAGAAGGTGGCACCCACGCCGAGCAGGTTGATGTCGATGTTGCCGCCGCCGAGCGTGGGCGGAATCGAGTTCAGCGCCGGGCCGGTGAGGCCGTCGCCGGCGGCGAAGGCAACTCCCATGATCCCCATGAACGGCCGCAGCGGAAACGCCACCGAGCCGCGCCGGCCGCGGGGAAGCACGCCGGTCAGCCCGCGCCGGCCCTGCCGTACCGGGGTGAAGATCGAGATGTTGCCGTACCGGGTCGGGTCGCCGGTCGGCCTGCCGTCGGTGGCGACCGGCGGCATGATCTCGTCGACCGTGATGCCGGCGGGCGCGGCGCCACCGGCCAGTTGCGGCAGCGCGCCCTTGCCGTGCCGGCTGGAGATCACCCCGTATGGCACCCGGGGCAGCATCGACAGCATCTCGACCTTGAGTACGTCGCCCGGCTCCGCGCTGTCGACGTGGATCGGGCCGGTGACCACGTGCGGGCCGTCCACATCGAAGTTCCGGGTGGTCCGGTCGTACTCGCGGGCCACCGCGATCGCGTCACTGAGCACCTGCTTGGCCGGTACGCCCTGCTTCGCGAAGTACGCCAGCGGGTCGCGGCCCTGGTCCTCCAGGATGCCCTCGTGCGAGACCGTGTCGATGGTGACGGTCTCGCCGGACCGCACGCGCAGCACAGGCTCGCTGCGAAGCGACGGGAGATAGCCCCAGCGGACCTGATCGGGCAGCGACGGCAGGTAGTGCCGGCCGTGGATCGGGCCCTTGCCGGGCTGGAGGATGCCCCGGCCCGCGGCGGATGCCCGGCCAGCCAGCAAGGGAGACGAGGCGCCCAACGCGAGGGCGGCGCCCAGGAACCGTCGACGTCCGTTCATGCGGGAAACGTGGACCGCCGGGATTTCGGGCCCGTCAATGCGACGTTAAATGATCAAATATTGCGCGACTCCGCTACGGTCTCGCCGCGACGCTTCCCCAAGCGCTGACTGTCGCCGGCGTAACGATAATCCTGGCCACCCGCCGCTCCGCCACCCGTACCCTCGGTGGGGCCCGTGCCGCAGAGATCGCACGGCACACCCCATGGTTGGGCGTCTTCCACCACACCGGGTCGGGCCTTGGAAGCGTGGCAGGACCGCGACCGGCGAGCGCACCTGGCGGTGCACCATCACTACGCGACCCTCGCCGCCGCTCCGTGCAGCTGACGCAACCGGCAACCGCGCCTTCGCTACGTGCCAGACATCCTTCACCCGCACAGCAGAGGCGCCGCTCACTCCCTCAGCGGCAAATGAGGATGCGCCGCCAATGGCCGAGGCTCGCATACATAGCTGGTGATCGAGGACGTCGGCGATGAGATCCAGCATGCACACGAACCCTGGACTAAACCGCTCGTGGCGCTCATCCGGCTGCTC
This genomic stretch from Phytohabitans houttuyneae harbors:
- a CDS encoding acetamidase/formamidase family protein, with the protein product MNGRRRFLGAALALGASSPLLAGRASAAGRGILQPGKGPIHGRHYLPSLPDQVRWGYLPSLRSEPVLRVRSGETVTIDTVSHEGILEDQGRDPLAYFAKQGVPAKQVLSDAIAVAREYDRTTRNFDVDGPHVVTGPIHVDSAEPGDVLKVEMLSMLPRVPYGVISSRHGKGALPQLAGGAAPAGITVDEIMPPVATDGRPTGDPTRYGNISIFTPVRQGRRGLTGVLPRGRRGSVAFPLRPFMGIMGVAFAAGDGLTGPALNSIPPTLGGGNIDINLLGVGATFYLPVFAEGALFHVGDPHLAMGDGEVALTALEGSLRGTFRLTVCKAGSDGAPSVAFRYPFAETPDAWVPIGLSDPDGAQNGQVNDLDIAMRRAVVNALDFLQHDLGMDRAVAYAYLSAASDFEVSQVVDRTVGVHGVIQKRHFLPS